AGCGGGTTCCGGCCGGGCGGTGGCGGACAGCGTGCCCAGCGCGTGCTGGGTCCAGTCGCCGTCCGATTCGACCGGACGGGAGAACACAGTGACCGGGCGGCGGTCGCCGTTCGCGGGTCCGACCACGACCTGCAGCGCGACCGCGCCGTCCGGCGGCAGGATGAGCGGTGCCTGCAGCGTCAGCTCCTCCACCGTCGGGTGGCCCACCTGGTCGCCGGCGGCGACCGCCAGTTCGACGAATCCGGTGCCGGGCACCAGGATCGCGCCCTTCACCACGTGGTCGGCGACCCACGGCACCGAAGCCGCGGACAACCGTCCAGTGAGGACAGTGGTGTCCGAACCGGACACAGCCACGACCGCACCCAGCATCGGGTGCGCCAGCGGCTGCTGACCGACCGAAGTGACGTCGCCGGACGGAGTCGCGTCGAGCCAGTAACGCTTGTGCTGGAAGGCGTACGTCGGCAGGTCGAGCCGGACCGGGCCGTCGCCGAGCAGCGGGCCGAGCTTCACCGCGCCGCGGATGTGCAGGCGACCGGCCGCGGCGAGCGCGGTGCGCACCTCGTCCTGGTCGCGCCGTCCAAACGGGACGAACTCCGCGTCGACGCTCTGCGGCCCGAGCGCGGACAGCACGCTGTCCGGCCCGATCTCCAGGAACGTCTGGACTCCGCTCTCCGCCAGAGCCGTGACCGCAGCACCGAAACGGACGGTCTCGCGGACGTGGGTGACCCAGTATTCCGGCGAACGCAGCTCGTCGTCGGTGGCGAGTTTCCCAGTGACCGTCGAGACAATCGGGATCTTCGGTGCGTCGTAAGCCAGGCCAGCCGCGATCTCACGGAACTCGTCGAGCATCGGCGTCATCAGCGGCGAGTGGAACGCGTGGCTCACGCGCAACCGTCGCGTCTGGACATCGCCAGCCGCCCGCTCGATCTCGGCGACCACATCCGCGTCGCCCGAGACGACCACCGCGGCCGGACCGTTGACTGCGGCGATGCTGACCGCGTCCTCGTGGCCCTGCAGCAGTTCGCGAACCGCGGCTTCGGTCGCGGAGAACGAGACCATCGCGCCGCGCCGGTCGTTCAGCGCACCCATCAACCGGCCGCGCGCGGCAACCAGTTTCGCTGCGTCCTCAAGGGAAAGCACACCCGCGACGTGGGCCGCGGCCAGCTCGCCGATCGAGTGCCCAGCGAGCGCATCGGGCCGGAAGCCCCACGACTCGGCGAGCCGGAACAGCGCGACCTCCACCGCGAAAAGCCCGGTCTGCGTGTACTGCGTCTGATCCAGCAGACCGCGGTCGGCGAGTTCGGTGGTGCCGAACACGACGTCTCGCAGCGGCACGTCAACCAGCGGGTCGATGGCCGCGCACACCGCGTCGAACGCCGTCGCGAAGGCCGGGTACGCGTCGTACAGTTCGCGTCCCATGCCGACTCGCTGCGCGCCCTGGCCGGAGAACAGGAAGGCGAGCTTCCCGTCCACAACCTGCCCGGTCGGCGCGTCTCCACCCGCCAACGCGTCGAGTCCGTCGGCGAGTTCTGCCGCAGTCTCGGCGACCACCACCGCGCGGTGTTCCAGCGAGGCGCGGGTCGCAGCCAGCGAACGCGCGATCTCCGCGACGGAAACGCCTTCAGCGAGCCAAGAACGCAGCCGCGCCGCCTGTCCGCGCACCGCAGCGGCGGATCGGCCGGACAGCGCGACCGGAACGATCGTCTGCGTCTCCGAAGGCCGCTCGACCGGGATCGCCGGCGCCTGCTCCAGGATGACGTGCGCGTTCGTGCCGCTGATGCCGAACGACGACACCGCGGCGCGGCGCGGCCGGTCGACCTGCCACTCGCGCGCTTCGGTCAGGAGCCGGACCGCGCCGGTCTCCCAGTCGACCACAGTGGACGGACGATCGACGTGCAGCGTCTGCGGCAACTGGCCGTGCTGCATCGCCATGACCATCTTGATGATGCCCGCGACGCCCGCCGCGGCCTGCGTGTGCCCGATGTTGGACTTGATCGACCCGAGCCACAGCGGCTGGTCCCCGGAACGGTCCTGACCGTAGGTGGCCAGCAATGCCTGCGCCTCGATCGGGTCGCCCAGCGTGGTGCCGGTGCCGTGCCCCTCGACCGCGTCCACTTCGGACGGCTGCAGACCAGCGTCCGCGAGAGCCTTGGCGATCACCCGCTGCTGCGAAGGACCGTTCGGCGCGGTAAGGCCGTTCGACGCGCCGTCGTGGTTCACCGCGGAACCGCGCAGGACCGCGAGTACCGGGTGCCCGTTGCGGCGAGCGTCGGACAGCCGCTCGACGAGCAGCATGCCCGCGCCCTCACCCCAGCCGGTACCGTCCGCCGCTTCGGCGAACGCCTTGCACCGGCCGTCGGCGGAAAGCCCGCGCTGCCGGCTGAAGTCGATGAAAGTGTCCGGAGTGGACATTACCGTGACGCCGCCGGCCAGCGCCAGCGTGCACTCGCCACGCCGCAGCGCCTGCACTGCCCAGTGCAGCGCGACTAGCGAAGACGAGCACGCGGTGTCCACCGTGACGGTCGGGCCTTCCAGCCCCAGCGCGTAGGAAACGCGACCGGACACGACGCTGGCGAGGCTGCCGTTGCCGAGGTAACCCGCGATGTCGTCGGAAACCGTGCCGAGGCGGGTGCCCCAGTCGTGATACATCACGCCGGCGAACACGCCGGTCGCGCTGCCGCGCAGGCCGACCGGGTCGATTCCGGCCCGCTCGAACGCTTCCCACGAGACCTCGAGCAGGAGCCGCTGCTGCGGGTCCATCGCCGCCGCCTCACGCGGGCTGATCTCGAAGAAGTCCGCGTCGAACTCGGCCGCGTCGTGCAGGAAGGCTCCGTGCTTGACGTACGAGTGGCCGGGCTTGCCGGGCTCCGGGTCGTACAGCGAGTCGACGTTCCAGCCGCGGTCGACCGGGAAGCCGGACAGCGCCTCCTCGCCCTCGGACACGAGCCGCCACAGGTCTTCCGGCGTCGCGACGCCGCCCGGGTAGCGGCACGCGATGCCGACAATGGCGATCGGCTCCTCCGGATCCACCGTGGTCACCGGGGTGATCGTGCGCGTCGGAGCCAGTCCGGCCAGCCGCGACGCCAGGTACTCGGCGAGCGCACGCGGCGTCGGGTAGTCGAACACCAGCGTCGCGGGCAGCCGCATTCCGGTGACCGAGTCGAGGATGTTGCGCAGTTCCACCGCGGCCAGCGAGTCGAACCCGATCTCGCCGAACGGGCGGGCCGGGCTGATCGCGTCCGCGCTGTCGTGACCGAGCACAGCGGCGACGTGCGTGCGCACCAGGTCGAGCAGCGCGCGGTCACGGTCAGCCTCGGCGAGGTGCGCGAACCGCTCGGCGAACTGCTGCTCGGGCGTCACTTCCCCGCTGGCGACCGCGATCCGGCGACGACCGGCGGGAACGAGCCCGCGCAGCACCGCCGGAACGTCCTCGCCACGCGACCGCAGCGCAGCCCGGTCAACGCGTGTCGGCACGATGGTCGGAACGCCGGTGCCGAGCGCGGCGTCCAGGGCGGCAAGGCTTTCCGAGACGGTCAGCGGAGCCAACCCCAGCCGCGTGATGCGGTTGCGGTCCACTTCGGACAGTGTCGCGCCCATGCCGATCGCCTGTCCGGCGTCGGGGGCCCACAGACCCCACGCCAGCGACGTCGCGGGCAGGCCAGCGGCGTGCCGGTGTTCGGCCAGCGCGTCGAGGAACGTGTTGCCCGCGGCGTAGTTCGCCTGCCCGGCCCCGTCGGCGAGACCCGCCGAGGAGGAGAACAGGACAAACGCCGACAGGTCCAGCTCCGCGGTCAGCTCGTGCAGCGCCCACGCGGCGTCGAGCTTCGGGGCCAGCACCGCGTCGAGCTGCTCGGCGGTCAGCGAGCCGATCATCGCGTTGTCGAGCACGCCAGCGGTGTGCACGACAGCCGACAGCGGGTGCTCGGCCTTCTTGATCGCGGCCGACAGGGAACGCTTCTTGCTGACGTCCGCGCCGACCACCTTCGCGGTCGCGCCCAGCTCCGCCAGCTCTTCGACCAGCTCGGCGGCGCCCGGCGCGTTGAGCCCACGACGGCTGAGCAGCAGCAGGCTGCGGACGCCATGCTTCGTGACCAGGTGTTTCGCGACCTGGGCACCGAGACCACCGGTGCCGCCGGTGATCAGCACCGTGCCGTCGGCACGCCAGGTCGGCTCCCCGGCTTCGGCGACCAGCCGAACCATCCGTCCGGCCGAAACCGTGTCCCCGTCGATGCGCAGCTCCGGCTCGCCCGAGCCCAACGCGGTCGCCAGGGTCGCTGCCGTGGCCGCGCCCTCCACGAGGACCACGCGACCGGGGTGCTCGGCCTGCGCAGAACGCACCAGACCGCGGACGGCGGAGTCGGCGAGCGTGCCGCGCGTCAGCACCACCAAACGAGACGAGCTGTAGCGGTCGCCTTCCAGCCACTGCTGCAGCACAGTCCGCACGCGGTGCGCGGTCTGCTTCGCAGCGGCGGCGATGTTCTTGCCCGGAACGGAAACCGGCAGCAGCACGACCTCGGGTACGTCGACCAGCGACACCAGCGAATCGACCACCGGAACGTCGAACCCGCTGACCGAGCCCAGCGAAGCCAGCGTCGGCAGCTCCGCCGACGCAGTGACCGGCGTCCATTCGACGGTGTACAGCAGGTCGCGCGCCTGAGTGCCGAGGTCGGCTTCGCGAACCGGCCGCGAGCGGAACGACTCGACGGACAGCACCGGCGTACCGGCCACATCCGTCACATCGATCGAGACGCCACCGGTGGCCGGGGACGTGATCCGCACCCGGACCTCGGTCGCGCCGGAAGCGTGCAGCCGCACGCCGGTCCACGCGAACGGCAACCGGATCTCGTCCGGCTCGCGTGCCTCGCCCGGAGCAAAGTCGGTGGCGTGCAGGACCGCGTCCAGCAGCGCTGGGTGAACGCCGAACGCCGCGTCACGTCCGGTCGCGGGCAGCGCGACCTCGGCGAACACGACATCGTCGCGCTTCCACGCGGTACTCAGGCCTTGGAAGAGCGGGCCGTAGCCGTAACCCTGTTCAGCCAGTTCGGAGTACAGCTCGCTCGTCGCGACCACCTCGGCACCGGCGGGCGGCCATTCGCCGCGCGGCGCGGGCTCGACCACCGGGCCAGCGGCGAGGACACCGATGGCGTGCCGCGTCCAGGCCGCGTCGGCGTCGTGGTCAGGCCGGGAGTGGAATTCGATGGTGCGGCGGCCGTCGACGTCCGGGCCGACCAGCGTCTGCAGTGCGACGCCACCGGTCTCCGGCAGCGCGAGCGGAGCCTGCAGCGTCAGCTCGTCAACCACGCCATAACCAACCTGGGCAGCGGCGTGCAGAGCCATCTCGACGAACGCGGTGCCCGGCAGGACCGGGGTGCCGGCGATCGCGTGGTCGGCCAGCCACGGGTGCGTCCGGAGCGCGACGCGGCCGGTGAGGACCAGGCCGTCGTCGCCCGCCAGGCCGATCTCGGCGGCGAGCAGCGGATGCCCGGAAGCAAGCTGGCCGAAGTCGGCCGCGTCGCCGTGGCCGGTCGGCGCGGTGAGCCAGTAGTGCTTGTGCTGGAAGGCATACGTCGGCAAGTCGACCACCTGCGCCGAGCCGAAGAACGCCGTCCAGTCGATCGCCGTGCCGCGGGTGTGCAGGCGGCCGAGCGCGGTCGCGAGGGTGGCGACCTCGGGCCGGTCGCGGCGCTGCGCGGGAGTGAACGCGATGGCGTCGCTGACGCCGGCGGCCATCGCCGACAACACGGCGTCCGGGCCGACCTCGACCGCGGTCGTCACGCCGGCGTCGACCAAGGCCTGGACGCCATCGGCGAACCGCACCGCGCGGCGGACGTGCCACAGCCAGTACCCCGGCGAGCAGAGCTCTTCGGCGGTCGCGATCCGGCCGGTCACGTTCGAGACCACCGGGATCGTCGGGGCCGCGTAGTCGACCACCTCGAGGATCTCGCGGAACTCGGCCAGCATCGGCTCCATCAGCGGCGAGTGGAACGCGTGCGACACGCGCAGCTCGCTGACCTTGCGGCCCTGCATGCGGAACACCGACACGACGGTTTCCACCGCTTCGCGCTCGCCGGAAACGACGACCGACGTCGGACCGTTCACCGCGGCCAGGCTGACCTGGTCGCCCAGCAGCGGCTGGACCTCGTCCTCGGTCGCCGCGATGGCGACCATCGCCCCTCCTTCCGGAAGCGCCTGCATGAGCCGCCCACGAGCAGCGACGACCAGGCACGCGTCGGCGAGCGACCACACGCCCGCGATGTGCGCGGCGGCGAGTTCGCCGATCGAGTGGCCGAGCAGAATGTCCGGCCGCACGCCCCACGATTCGAGCAGCCGCGCCAACGCGACCTCGACGGCGAACAGCGCGCACTGCGTGTACTGCGTCTCGTTCAACTCCTCGGCGTTGTCACCGAAGAGAACGTCGCGCAGCGGGGTCTCCATCTGCACGTCAAGGTGGTCGACAGCCTCGTCGAAGACCTCGGCGAACTTCGGGTACGCCAGGTACAGCTCACGTCCCATCGCGAGCCGCTGCGAACCCTGGCCGGTGAACAGCATCGCGAGCTTGCCCGGCGTGCGCTCGCCGACCACGACGTTCGGGTCCTGCTCGCCCGCCGCCAACGCCTGCAATCCGCGCACGGCCTCGGCGACGTTATCCGCAACAACCACAGCGCGCTGGTCGTGCGCGGCGCGCGTGGTGGCGAGCGAGAAGCCGAGGTCGGTCAACTGCTGGGATTCCACAGTGGACAGAAGCGCGGCCGCCTGTGCCTTCAGCGCTTCCTCACTGCGTGCCGAAACAACGAGCGGGACGACCGGCAGCTCGTCACTCGTGGTCTCCGCCTTTTCGACGGCCGGAGCCTGCTCGATGATGACGTGCGCGTTGGTCCCGCTGACGCCGAACGACGAAACGCCAGCGCGGCGCGGACGTTCGCTCTCCGGCCATTCCCGCTGCTCGGTCAGCAGTTCGACGGAACCCGCGGTCCAGTCGACGTGCGGCGTCGGCTCGTCCACGTGCAGCGTCTTCGGCAGTACGCCGTGCCGCATCGCCTCGACCATCTTGATCACGCCCGCGACACCCGCCGCGGCCTGCGTGTGCCCGATGTTCGACTTGATCGACCCGAGCAGCAGCGGCGTTTCGCGGTCCTGCCCGTAGGTGGACAGCAGCGCCTGTGCCTCGATCGGGTCGCCGAGCCGAGTACCGGTGCCATGTGCCTCGACCGCGTCCACATCGGACGCTTCCAGGCCAGCGTCGGCCAGCGCGCGCTTGATCACGCGCTGCTGCGACGGACCGTTCGGCGCGGTAAGGCCGTTCGACGCGCCGTCCGAGTTGATCGCCGACCCCCGGACCACCGCGAGCACAGTGTGTCCATTCGCGACCGCATCGGAAAGCCGTTCCAGCACCAGGACACCAACACCTTCGGCGAACCCGGTGCCATCCGCGGCGGCCGCGAATGCCTTGCACCGACCGTCTTCCGCGAGACCACGCTGACGGCTGAAGGCAGTGAATGTACCCGGCGCGCCCATCACCGCGACGCCACCGGCCAGCGCGAGCTGAGTTTCGCCACGCCGCAACGCCTGCACCGCCAAGTGCAGCGCGACAAGCGAACCGGAGCAAGCGGTGTCAACGGTCAGCGTCGGCCCTTCCAGACCGAGCGCGTAGGCGACGCGACCGGAGACGACGCTGGGCGCGTTGCCGGTGAGCAGGTATCCGTCGAGACCGTCCGGAGCTTCGTGCAGTCGCGGGCCGTACTCCTGCGCCTCGGCACCGATGAACACGCCGCCCGGGGTGCCGCGCAGCGTGGACGGGTCGATCTTGGCCCGTTCCAACGCTTCCCACGCGGTCTCCAGCACAAGCCGCTGCTGCGGGTCCATCGCGGACGCTTCACGCGGCGCGATGCCGAAGAACCCGGCGTCGAATCCCCCGGCACCGGGCAGGAATCCGCCCGAGGTGACGTAACTGCTGCCCGGCTTGTCGGGGTCCGGGTCATACAGGCTGTCGAGGTCCCAGCCGCGGTCCTCCGGGAAGCCGGAGATGGTGTGCACCTCGTCGGCGACCAGCTGCCACAACGCTTCCGGCGACACCGCGCCGCCGGGATAACGGCAGCCGATGCCCACGATCGCGACCGGTTCGTCGTTCGCGCCCGCCGCGGCCAGCACCGCGACGGACTCCTCCGCGCCGAACACCTCGGCGTGCAGGAAACGGGCGACCGCGGCCGGGGTCGGATAGTCGAAGGCCAGCGTCACCGGCAGGTCCAGCCCGGTCGCGTCGGTCAGCTGCGCGTGCAGCTCCACCGCGGCGAGCGAGTCGAAACCGTGGTCGGAGAACGCCTTCTCCGGGTCGAGGACGGAGGGAACCTCGGGCAGCGCGGCCCGCAGCGCCGCCCGCGTCGCGTCGTGGACCACGCCGGCGAGGAACCCCGCGCGGTCCGCCGGCGGCAGAAGCGTCAGCCGCTCCGCGAAGCCGGATTCCCGATTCTTCTCACTCTCACGCATTGCGCACTCCACCGCGGTAGCCAGGCAGCATTCATGGGTCGTCGGTCGGATCGTAGGACGGGCTCGCGCCGCGCCGGATCCCCAGAAAACGTCGTTAGGGGCGGGAAATCACCAGGCGACGCGCAGCAGCGACGGGCCGCGCACGATCACCCCGTACTCCCATTTCACGCCCTCGCGCCCGTCCGCGAGCCGCAATTCCGGAAAACGCTCCAGAATCGCTTTCAGCGCCTCCTGCAGTTCCAGCCGGGCCAGCTGCGCCCCGATGCAGTGGT
The nucleotide sequence above comes from Amycolatopsis sp. AA4. Encoded proteins:
- a CDS encoding type I polyketide synthase, with the protein product MRESEKNRESGFAERLTLLPPADRAGFLAGVVHDATRAALRAALPEVPSVLDPEKAFSDHGFDSLAAVELHAQLTDATGLDLPVTLAFDYPTPAAVARFLHAEVFGAEESVAVLAAAGANDEPVAIVGIGCRYPGGAVSPEALWQLVADEVHTISGFPEDRGWDLDSLYDPDPDKPGSSYVTSGGFLPGAGGFDAGFFGIAPREASAMDPQQRLVLETAWEALERAKIDPSTLRGTPGGVFIGAEAQEYGPRLHEAPDGLDGYLLTGNAPSVVSGRVAYALGLEGPTLTVDTACSGSLVALHLAVQALRRGETQLALAGGVAVMGAPGTFTAFSRQRGLAEDGRCKAFAAAADGTGFAEGVGVLVLERLSDAVANGHTVLAVVRGSAINSDGASNGLTAPNGPSQQRVIKRALADAGLEASDVDAVEAHGTGTRLGDPIEAQALLSTYGQDRETPLLLGSIKSNIGHTQAAAGVAGVIKMVEAMRHGVLPKTLHVDEPTPHVDWTAGSVELLTEQREWPESERPRRAGVSSFGVSGTNAHVIIEQAPAVEKAETTSDELPVVPLVVSARSEEALKAQAAALLSTVESQQLTDLGFSLATTRAAHDQRAVVVADNVAEAVRGLQALAAGEQDPNVVVGERTPGKLAMLFTGQGSQRLAMGRELYLAYPKFAEVFDEAVDHLDVQMETPLRDVLFGDNAEELNETQYTQCALFAVEVALARLLESWGVRPDILLGHSIGELAAAHIAGVWSLADACLVVAARGRLMQALPEGGAMVAIAATEDEVQPLLGDQVSLAAVNGPTSVVVSGEREAVETVVSVFRMQGRKVSELRVSHAFHSPLMEPMLAEFREILEVVDYAAPTIPVVSNVTGRIATAEELCSPGYWLWHVRRAVRFADGVQALVDAGVTTAVEVGPDAVLSAMAAGVSDAIAFTPAQRRDRPEVATLATALGRLHTRGTAIDWTAFFGSAQVVDLPTYAFQHKHYWLTAPTGHGDAADFGQLASGHPLLAAEIGLAGDDGLVLTGRVALRTHPWLADHAIAGTPVLPGTAFVEMALHAAAQVGYGVVDELTLQAPLALPETGGVALQTLVGPDVDGRRTIEFHSRPDHDADAAWTRHAIGVLAAGPVVEPAPRGEWPPAGAEVVATSELYSELAEQGYGYGPLFQGLSTAWKRDDVVFAEVALPATGRDAAFGVHPALLDAVLHATDFAPGEAREPDEIRLPFAWTGVRLHASGATEVRVRITSPATGGVSIDVTDVAGTPVLSVESFRSRPVREADLGTQARDLLYTVEWTPVTASAELPTLASLGSVSGFDVPVVDSLVSLVDVPEVVLLPVSVPGKNIAAAAKQTAHRVRTVLQQWLEGDRYSSSRLVVLTRGTLADSAVRGLVRSAQAEHPGRVVLVEGAATAATLATALGSGEPELRIDGDTVSAGRMVRLVAEAGEPTWRADGTVLITGGTGGLGAQVAKHLVTKHGVRSLLLLSRRGLNAPGAAELVEELAELGATAKVVGADVSKKRSLSAAIKKAEHPLSAVVHTAGVLDNAMIGSLTAEQLDAVLAPKLDAAWALHELTAELDLSAFVLFSSSAGLADGAGQANYAAGNTFLDALAEHRHAAGLPATSLAWGLWAPDAGQAIGMGATLSEVDRNRITRLGLAPLTVSESLAALDAALGTGVPTIVPTRVDRAALRSRGEDVPAVLRGLVPAGRRRIAVASGEVTPEQQFAERFAHLAEADRDRALLDLVRTHVAAVLGHDSADAISPARPFGEIGFDSLAAVELRNILDSVTGMRLPATLVFDYPTPRALAEYLASRLAGLAPTRTITPVTTVDPEEPIAIVGIACRYPGGVATPEDLWRLVSEGEEALSGFPVDRGWNVDSLYDPEPGKPGHSYVKHGAFLHDAAEFDADFFEISPREAAAMDPQQRLLLEVSWEAFERAGIDPVGLRGSATGVFAGVMYHDWGTRLGTVSDDIAGYLGNGSLASVVSGRVSYALGLEGPTVTVDTACSSSLVALHWAVQALRRGECTLALAGGVTVMSTPDTFIDFSRQRGLSADGRCKAFAEAADGTGWGEGAGMLLVERLSDARRNGHPVLAVLRGSAVNHDGASNGLTAPNGPSQQRVIAKALADAGLQPSEVDAVEGHGTGTTLGDPIEAQALLATYGQDRSGDQPLWLGSIKSNIGHTQAAAGVAGIIKMVMAMQHGQLPQTLHVDRPSTVVDWETGAVRLLTEAREWQVDRPRRAAVSSFGISGTNAHVILEQAPAIPVERPSETQTIVPVALSGRSAAAVRGQAARLRSWLAEGVSVAEIARSLAATRASLEHRAVVVAETAAELADGLDALAGGDAPTGQVVDGKLAFLFSGQGAQRVGMGRELYDAYPAFATAFDAVCAAIDPLVDVPLRDVVFGTTELADRGLLDQTQYTQTGLFAVEVALFRLAESWGFRPDALAGHSIGELAAAHVAGVLSLEDAAKLVAARGRLMGALNDRRGAMVSFSATEAAVRELLQGHEDAVSIAAVNGPAAVVVSGDADVVAEIERAAGDVQTRRLRVSHAFHSPLMTPMLDEFREIAAGLAYDAPKIPIVSTVTGKLATDDELRSPEYWVTHVRETVRFGAAVTALAESGVQTFLEIGPDSVLSALGPQSVDAEFVPFGRRDQDEVRTALAAAGRLHIRGAVKLGPLLGDGPVRLDLPTYAFQHKRYWLDATPSGDVTSVGQQPLAHPMLGAVVAVSGSDTTVLTGRLSAASVPWVADHVVKGAILVPGTGFVELAVAAGDQVGHPTVEELTLQAPLILPPDGAVALQVVVGPANGDRRPVTVFSRPVESDGDWTQHALGTLSATARPEPAGLTEWPPAGATPIPVDGAYDRLNERGYGYGPAFQGLQAAWRRGNEVFAEVSLPEPAASTAGSYGLHPALLDTAMHADLLGDPSGSTLLPFVWNGVTLHAVGASVLRVRIVRLDGDELSSIEVADGEGNPVASVESLVSRPVRTELAAQAETTDGSLLKIGWQSAPVPAAEPGDVVAIGRGRVGVAATYSGFADLLGAVDRGEPVPGIVTLSVPTADGTVPEAARANATWLLAEIQAWLAESRLTDTKLAIVTQSAVPAGESTVDVTQGLLWGLARAAQAEHPGRVFLIDADESSTAATVETIAAVVASGEPEAAIRAGSVLAPRYTRTETTGTTAWDGTVLITGGTGGLGSLLARYLVAEHGVQSLVLTSRRGLDAPGAAQLAEELSDLGATVQVAACDVADRASVEQLLNGLPDLGAVVHAAGTADSGVFDSLTAEQLAAVLRPKVDAAWHLHELTADRQLSAFVLFSSAGGQVLPAGQANYAAANAFLDGLAEHRRAAGLPATALAWGLWAENTGLGGDLAEADLARMARLGLPAVTAEQGLALFDAAVATEDAVIAPLRVDVPALRARTDELPALLRGFVPPKARRVAKAAKAADNALADELAALVESERDRVLLDLVRTQVATVLGYADKSEVDGTRAFKELGFDSLAAVELRNLLGTATGLTLPATLIFDHPTAKAVADFVKGKLLGAVAKTPATTARTNASMQEPIAIVGMACRYPGGVRSPEDLWQLLVDEVDAVSGFPTNRGWDVEGIYDPERGKRGKTYANQGGFLHDAAEFDPAFFGIGPREAMAMDPQQRLLLETAWEAIERAGIDPTALRGSLTGVFTGAMYDDYGSRAPGAPADIAAYIPNGSSGAVVSGRISYLLGLEGPSMTVDTACSSSLVTLHLAVQALRAGECGLALAGGVTVLSQSDLFVDSSRQGVLSPNGRSKSFSAASDGVGWAEGAGLLLLERLSDAQRNGHEVLAVVRSSAVNQDGASNGLTAPNGPSQERVIHAALAAGGLKPSDVDAVEAHGSGTKLGDPIEAQALLATYGQDRERPLYLGSVKSNIGHAQASGGAAGVMKVVQALRHNMLPKTMHVDAPSPVVDWTTGNIELLTEPRPWLPNGHPRRAGVSSFGISGTNAHIIIEEAPPAPAAETRRTAPELPAIPLPLAGSVAPALADQAARLAAHLRANPDVSLTDIGYSLATGRAALDHRAVVLAADREAALKALDGLADGRTPAGTVAGTVSVADLTAFLFTGQGAQQPGMGRGLYDAFPAFAGAFDEICGLFDAELETPLKQVIWEDSPLLNQTAYTQCALFAIEVALYRLVESWGVTPDYVAGHSIGELAAAHVSGVFSLAVACSLVAARGRLMQALPTGGTMAAIAATEEEVRASLPDGVDIAAVNGPRSVVISGPEDAVRVAMAAFKEAGRRTKQLVVSHAFHSSLMEPMLAEFSVVAEKLTYSAPSIPVVSNVTGKIATAAELCSPQYWVGHVREAVRFADGVDTLLAAGVTRFVELGPDAVLTGMARECDTAVADRPDRVVQVPAMRRGRAEVPTVFTALATLFSRGAKIDWKALFAGQGASTVDLPTYAFQNKSYWLDATKPTGDVSTLGAQSAGHPLLGALVELPDGGAVLTGRLSVATQPWLADHVVMGRTMLPGTAYVELAVHAGDQVGCNLLEELTQQAPLLLPEDGVDLRVVISAPDGSGRRELSVHSRTEAGWVQHAAGTLANGAAADFSLAEWPPSGAESVDLTGLYDDLAGLGFGYGPTFRNLRAIWIREGEVYAEVALPDGTAANEFGLHPGLLDSALGATDFLVPGGPKALTETTIPFAWNSVSLQASGATALRVRVRKTDSGSSLDLADAAGAPVAQIASLVTRPVSEGQLGAKVPDSLYRIEWQPASGVRLVPSLDGWAVLGTDDLGLGVPLKAEPVEAEVLVLPVGSGSGSVPSQVHQVVQETLRHLQNWLSAGDGKLVVVTRGELVQAPVWGLVRAAQAENPGRIQVVDLDASAESARALPAVVASGEPEARVRNGEVRVPRLTRVTEVGEPVEWDPDGTVLITGGAGLLGGLLARHLVARGARDLVLTSRRGLEAAGAQELVDELAGSGAKVTVAACDVTDRDALAKLLDTLPRLTAVVHAAGQMDSAVLSALTPEQVENVLRPKVDAAWNLHELTATRDLAAFVLYSSAGGLLLAAGQANYAAGNVFLDALAEHRASLGLPATSLAWGPWEGTDGEVDLAHIARSGVAELSAAEGLELFDAALAASSAVLVPVKLDLKDADRASALLKGLVTAVPRRAAVASTAAPEPGFADKLATLPADERDSAALNLVCEHTAAVLGYDDASAVGVEKGFTDLGIDSLAALELRNRLGAATGLRLPATLIFDYPSPLPLARHLLSELAPAPAVPVEEELNGTDDAAAAVASMDLADLVRSAMGGTDERGESQ